In a genomic window of Physeter macrocephalus isolate SW-GA chromosome 14, ASM283717v5, whole genome shotgun sequence:
- the OR2C1 gene encoding LOW QUALITY PROTEIN: olfactory receptor 2C1 (The sequence of the model RefSeq protein was modified relative to this genomic sequence to represent the inferred CDS: substituted 1 base at 1 genomic stop codon): MERANSSSLESYILMGVSDHPQLEVIFFVVILFSYLLTLVGNSTMILLCSLDARLHTPMYFFLSNLSSLDLAFTTSSVPQVLIILWGSDKTISYGRCVTQLNVFLWLGANECILLVVMAFDYYVAVCWPLHYTTITNPRIFWLLAAIAWLGGLGNSVVQSTFTLQLPLXGYQRVDSFLCEVSAMIKLACGDTSLNEAVLNVVCTFFTTVPLSIILISYCYIAQAVLKIHSAKGQRKTFNTCLSHLVVVLLFYGSAIYGYLLPAKTSNQDKFISLFYSVVTPMVNPLIYTLRNKEVKGALRRLLGKSAEGRENSIIYHLFISTSFFSFSLAT; the protein is encoded by the coding sequence ATGGAAAGGGCCAACAGCAGCTCCTTGGAGAGCTATATTCTGATGGGTGTATCTGACCATCCCCAGCTGGAGGTAATCTTTTTTGTAGTCATCCTCTTCTCCTACTTGTTGACCCTGGTTGGGAATTCAACCATGATCCTGCTTTGCAGCCTGGATGCCCGGCTTCACACACCCATGTACTTCTTCCTCAGCAACCTCTCCTCCTTGGATCTTGCTTTTACTACTAGCTCAGTCCCCCAAGTGCTGATCATCTTGTGGGGATCAGACAAGACCATCAGCTATGGTAGATGTGTGACCCAACTCAATGTTTTCCTCTGGCTAGGGGCTAATGAGTGCATTCTGCTGGTGGTGATGGCATTTGACTACTATGTTGCGGTGTGCTGGCCCCTGCACTACACCACCATCACGAACCCCCGGATCTTCTGGCTGCTGGCTGCCATTGCCTGGTTGGGTGGCTTGGGCAACTCTGTGGTCCAGTCAACATTCACTCTGCAGCTCCCTTTGTGAGGGTACCAGAGGGTGGACAGCTTCCTGTGTGAGGTGTCCGCCATGATCAAACTAGCCTGTGGAGACACAAGTCTCAATGAGGCTGTGCTCAACGTTGTCTGCACCTTCTTCACCACTGTCCCATTAAGCATCATCCTGATCTCCTACTGCTACATAGCTCAGGCAGTGCTGAAGATCCACTCGgccaagggacagagaaagacCTTTAACACCTGCCTCTCTCATCTGGTGGTGGTGCTCCTCTTTTATGGCTCAGCTATCTATGGGTATCTGCTTCCAGCTAAGACCAGCAACCAGGACAAATTCATTTCCCTCTTCTACTCTGTGGTCACACCCATGGTGAACCCTCTAATTTACACTCTGAGGAACAAGGAGGTGAAGGGGGCGCTGAGGAGGCTGCTGGGGAAGTCAGCTGAAGGAAGGGAAAACTCTATCATTTACCACCTCTTCATCTCTACAagttttttctcattctctctggCCACGTGA